One stretch of Chthoniobacterales bacterium DNA includes these proteins:
- a CDS encoding DnaJ domain-containing protein, whose amino-acid sequence MIDYFALLDQPRVPWLDPAALKEIFHRKTLEQHPDSARGPEGGGFAELNKAYQVLQDPKRRLHHLLSLENRAPAANQAVPLDLQEIFLQIGALNQSATRLLEKMRAASNPLTKSLLKVEVIGAQKEVGGLRDKVQELSNAAESRLRQTEMQQLEELAILYQRFAYLGRWSAQLDELAFQLTL is encoded by the coding sequence ATGATCGATTATTTCGCGCTTCTCGATCAGCCACGCGTTCCGTGGCTGGATCCTGCGGCGCTGAAAGAAATCTTTCACCGGAAGACGCTGGAGCAGCATCCGGATTCGGCGCGCGGCCCGGAAGGCGGCGGCTTCGCCGAGCTCAACAAGGCTTACCAGGTTTTGCAGGATCCGAAGCGGCGGCTGCATCATTTGTTGAGCCTCGAGAACCGGGCGCCGGCGGCGAACCAGGCGGTGCCGTTGGATTTGCAGGAGATTTTTCTCCAGATCGGCGCGTTGAACCAGAGCGCCACGCGGTTGCTGGAAAAAATGCGCGCGGCGTCAAACCCATTGACCAAGTCGTTGCTCAAGGTGGAGGTTATCGGCGCGCAAAAGGAGGTTGGCGGATTGCGGGACAAAGTTCAGGAACTCAGCAACGCGGCTGAATCGCGTTTGCGGCAAACGGAGATGCAACAGCTCGAGGAGCTCGCGATCCTGTATCAACGATTCGCTTACTTGGGGCGCTGGTCCGCGCAATTGGATGAGCTGGCCTTTCAATTGACCCTGTAG
- a CDS encoding iron-sulfur cluster assembly accessory protein yields the protein MSEAASTAAPINYKIGNERLIKVTENASRKLNSLLEKQGRATGALRVAVIGGGCSGLQYKMDLVDGPANRDIMVESANVRVVVDPKSALFVSGSLLDYSDDLQKGGFKVTNPNAVAHCSCGESFAA from the coding sequence GTGTCTGAAGCCGCTTCCACCGCCGCGCCGATCAATTACAAGATCGGGAACGAGCGCCTCATCAAAGTGACCGAGAACGCTTCTCGGAAACTGAATTCGCTCCTGGAAAAGCAGGGTCGCGCGACGGGAGCGCTGCGGGTGGCGGTGATCGGCGGCGGCTGCTCGGGGTTGCAATACAAGATGGACCTGGTGGATGGCCCGGCGAACCGGGACATCATGGTTGAATCGGCCAATGTGCGGGTGGTGGTCGATCCGAAGAGCGCGCTCTTCGTGAGCGGGTCGCTTCTCGATTACAGCGACGATCTGCAGAAGGGCGGGTTCAAGGTGACGAACCCCAACGCGGTAGCCCACTGTTCCTGCGGCGAGAGTTTTGCTGCATGA
- a CDS encoding response regulator transcription factor, with the protein MSAILRRPPVVKPFSNHPRVAVADDHAFMRDLISRELTRGDKHYDVVAAVGTAADAVKVCRRFEPNLLVLDVNLPDRSGVAAVPDIRRASPATRILLCTAFPKENWFGEANDCGADGFVEKTDSWDDFLLAVDRVSRGQRYFCSGGGPRRRDAGVNVRLTPRERQILKLIAGGLTTKEIAGRLFISVPTVETHRANLMTKTGARNVARLVRFAMNAGLS; encoded by the coding sequence ATGAGCGCAATTTTGCGCCGACCCCCAGTCGTCAAACCTTTCAGCAACCACCCGCGCGTGGCTGTGGCGGACGATCACGCCTTCATGCGCGATTTGATCTCCCGCGAATTGACTCGCGGCGACAAGCACTACGACGTCGTCGCCGCAGTGGGCACCGCGGCAGACGCGGTCAAGGTCTGTCGCCGTTTCGAGCCCAATCTTCTCGTTCTCGATGTTAACTTGCCGGACCGCAGCGGAGTCGCCGCCGTCCCAGATATTCGTCGGGCGTCACCCGCGACCCGAATTTTGCTTTGCACCGCGTTCCCGAAGGAAAATTGGTTCGGCGAGGCCAACGACTGTGGCGCGGACGGTTTCGTCGAAAAAACAGATAGCTGGGACGATTTTCTTCTGGCGGTGGATCGGGTTAGCCGCGGCCAGCGCTACTTCTGCTCCGGGGGCGGGCCACGGCGGCGCGATGCGGGTGTCAACGTCCGGCTAACTCCGCGCGAACGCCAGATCCTGAAGCTGATTGCGGGAGGCCTGACCACTAAGGAAATCGCAGGACGACTTTTTATCAGTGTTCCGACTGTGGAAACGCACCGGGCTAACCTGATGACGAAGACCGGCGCCCGCAATGTCGCGAGGCTAGTCCGCTTCGCGATGAATGCCGGACTTTCCTAA
- a CDS encoding DNRLRE domain-containing protein, protein MSTAPSFFRPFVVPLIILAACFATQKATAIDGLLLQDAYVSSTDQINYGTSGDLRVYYNENGITGIIIIGQSASMRAFLKFSIATLPPGTTATDVTQARLNLWVNSSSSTTGRITLTPVTSAWDESTLTGSDRVSFGSPRYENLSIDAIGQFVSIDVTDWVRGWLAGTLVNEGFVIEPSDGSSDMDLYFDSKESTQTSHEPRLEIVLAGPAGPQGPQGFQGPQGPQGSQGPTGATGPAGATGPAGPQGPAGSQGVQGPAGSPGATGPQGPQGRSSAIAWGYSTNTTSVPPLSDGEVRFNNSSLGSATEMYISRSDNWGSIQTTEIDRWDDGASGVLYIRDLLLGRSQEFAITGAITTTGNWFTVPIARVGGSGTWTDLQEVSIIFVPNGAPGAAGAEGPLGPQGPIGVTGPQGPAGATGPQGPVGPAGDPGIPGVTGPQGLPGDAGPAGRTILHGYGPPDTSLGEDDDFYIDLLARQLYGPKATFWGDPFDLVGPTGANGVDGTVWRLGYEVPQYPVTEGNVGDFFFNPQTGDYYVLSVQFGGGHFYGLVGNLKGPQGDQGQPGETGPQGTQGPPGTWPTHLAPLGDLSMGEFTQGPTP, encoded by the coding sequence ATGAGCACAGCCCCATCTTTCTTTCGCCCGTTCGTCGTTCCGCTCATTATCCTGGCCGCCTGCTTCGCAACTCAGAAAGCGACCGCGATCGACGGACTATTATTGCAGGACGCCTACGTCAGCTCGACCGATCAGATTAATTATGGGACGAGTGGCGACCTGAGGGTTTACTACAATGAGAATGGCATAACCGGGATCATTATCATCGGGCAATCCGCCTCGATGCGCGCCTTTCTAAAATTTAGCATTGCCACGCTGCCGCCCGGCACGACCGCGACTGACGTTACCCAGGCTCGGCTCAACCTCTGGGTAAATAGCTCCTCGTCCACCACCGGGAGGATCACACTCACTCCCGTAACAAGCGCATGGGACGAATCAACTCTGACCGGGAGCGATCGCGTCAGTTTCGGTTCCCCGAGGTACGAAAACTTGTCCATCGATGCCATCGGCCAGTTCGTCAGCATTGACGTGACCGACTGGGTCCGGGGCTGGCTCGCGGGCACGCTCGTCAACGAGGGATTTGTGATCGAACCCAGTGATGGCAGTTCCGACATGGATCTCTATTTTGACAGCAAGGAATCCACCCAGACGAGCCACGAGCCCAGGCTCGAAATTGTTTTGGCTGGGCCTGCTGGACCGCAAGGGCCACAGGGTTTCCAAGGTCCTCAAGGACCGCAGGGATCACAAGGTCCTACCGGTGCAACGGGTCCGGCCGGTGCGACCGGCCCGGCGGGTCCTCAAGGTCCTGCCGGTTCGCAAGGGGTCCAGGGCCCCGCTGGATCACCGGGTGCGACCGGACCGCAGGGACCGCAAGGGCGGAGTTCTGCTATTGCGTGGGGTTATTCGACCAACACGACTTCGGTCCCGCCCCTGTCCGACGGCGAAGTTCGTTTTAACAATTCGAGTCTCGGGTCCGCTACCGAGATGTATATTTCGCGCTCGGACAATTGGGGTTCGATCCAAACCACTGAAATCGATCGCTGGGATGATGGCGCCTCGGGCGTACTATATATTCGCGATCTTCTCCTCGGCCGATCTCAGGAGTTCGCGATCACGGGCGCGATCACTACCACCGGCAACTGGTTTACTGTCCCGATCGCGCGGGTCGGTGGCAGCGGCACTTGGACCGATCTGCAGGAGGTTTCCATCATCTTCGTGCCGAACGGAGCCCCTGGCGCCGCTGGAGCCGAAGGTCCCCTGGGGCCGCAGGGTCCGATTGGGGTGACCGGCCCACAAGGACCCGCGGGCGCGACCGGCCCGCAGGGCCCCGTCGGGCCAGCCGGCGATCCAGGAATACCCGGGGTGACCGGACCGCAGGGACTCCCGGGTGATGCTGGTCCGGCTGGTCGCACAATCCTGCATGGGTATGGCCCGCCTGACACCTCGCTGGGCGAAGACGACGACTTTTACATTGACCTGCTGGCTCGGCAGTTATACGGGCCGAAAGCTACTTTTTGGGGCGATCCCTTTGATCTGGTGGGGCCAACCGGAGCCAACGGCGTCGATGGGACCGTTTGGCGTCTTGGATATGAAGTTCCCCAGTATCCGGTCACGGAAGGCAACGTGGGGGATTTCTTTTTCAACCCGCAGACCGGCGACTACTATGTGCTTAGCGTCCAATTCGGCGGCGGACATTTTTACGGTCTTGTTGGCAACCTGAAGGGCCCGCAAGGAGATCAGGGACAGCCCGGCGAGACCGGGCCGCAAGGCACCCAGGGTCCTCCGGGAACCTGGCCGACGCACCTCGCTCCTCTCGGCGATTTGTCGATGGGCGAATTCACGCAAGGCCCGACTCCGTAA
- the dusB gene encoding tRNA dihydrouridine synthase DusB, which produces MHSPLPWFSGFPLYLAPMAGVSDKIFRQLCKERGADVLVTEFVSAEGVFRRNERTREYLDFDECERPVGVQLFGGNAAHMAEAAKHVVDWVRPDFIDLNFGCPVNKVVAKNGGSALLKDCPTLTAVAEAVVRAVAPVPVTAKIRIGWDADSINAPRVGKILEETGIQAVAVHGRTRAQGYSGEADWKVIGEVVQAVSIPVIGNGDLTSGADVIRRRAQTNIAGAMIGRAAMSAPWIFSQVKHYFATGGHLPSPNLEEKWELIQRHCQLAVEEWGREDQAIRSMRARLMAYSKAFPHAKLLREKFQHVSSLAEIDEIASNHMELQGAAV; this is translated from the coding sequence ATGCACTCGCCGCTACCCTGGTTCTCCGGTTTCCCGCTCTATCTCGCGCCCATGGCAGGAGTGTCGGATAAGATTTTCCGGCAGCTTTGCAAGGAACGCGGCGCGGATGTGCTCGTGACGGAATTTGTCTCGGCGGAAGGCGTTTTTCGCCGCAACGAACGGACCCGCGAGTATCTCGACTTTGACGAGTGCGAGCGCCCCGTCGGCGTTCAGCTTTTTGGCGGGAACGCCGCGCATATGGCCGAGGCCGCGAAGCACGTGGTCGATTGGGTCCGCCCTGATTTCATCGATCTGAATTTCGGTTGCCCGGTCAACAAGGTGGTTGCGAAGAATGGCGGCTCGGCGCTGTTGAAGGATTGCCCAACCCTCACCGCGGTCGCGGAAGCGGTCGTGCGCGCAGTGGCGCCCGTTCCGGTCACCGCGAAGATCCGAATCGGGTGGGATGCCGATTCAATTAACGCGCCGCGCGTCGGGAAGATTCTCGAGGAGACCGGAATCCAGGCGGTGGCCGTGCACGGCCGCACCCGCGCCCAGGGTTATTCTGGCGAAGCCGACTGGAAAGTGATCGGCGAAGTCGTGCAAGCTGTCTCCATTCCCGTAATCGGCAATGGCGACCTGACGAGTGGCGCCGATGTCATCCGACGCCGGGCCCAGACAAACATCGCCGGTGCCATGATTGGCCGCGCCGCCATGAGCGCTCCCTGGATTTTCAGCCAGGTGAAACATTATTTCGCGACCGGCGGACATCTGCCGTCGCCCAACCTCGAAGAAAAATGGGAACTGATTCAGCGACATTGCCAGCTGGCCGTCGAAGAATGGGGCCGCGAAGACCAGGCGATCCGCTCGATGCGCGCCCGGCTCATGGCCTATTCGAAAGCGTTCCCCCACGCCAAACTCCTCCGCGAAAAATTCCAGCACGTCTCTTCCCTCGCCGAGATCGACGAGATAGCGTCGAACCACATGGAGCTCCAAGGAGCGGCGGTTTGA
- a CDS encoding LptF/LptG family permease translates to MRLLDRYVLSYFLQAYLYCIAGFISIWFIFDISDNISTFLDQRISKVLILKYYLAQVPQILVILLPVALLLALLFSLGRMSRSNEIVSMLTAGVSLPRIISPLLIAAGLTSGASLLLNYSLAPHAEYAHKKLDDPLSYRRQLGLVAQVFRNRTDNRTWFIQQFFPGENDFTTVHVIQQDAQDNIVRNYIATSATYHPESKAWEFNKLKIVSYDQAGNITEIIPYTESLMINDWSETPFRLSSANMRAEFLSVPELHDYLQFNSDFPATLLAPFATHLEHRLALPWNCLVVALIAAPLGIGYSRRGILSSVAAAVLLAFAMNFVTHLSLALGEGARINPWAAAWAPNLIFGLLGLVLIYYRATNREPPRLSFLREGRVVLAR, encoded by the coding sequence ATGAGACTCCTCGATCGCTACGTCCTGAGTTATTTTCTCCAGGCGTATTTGTACTGCATCGCGGGGTTCATCTCGATCTGGTTCATTTTCGATATCAGCGACAACATCTCGACGTTTTTGGATCAGCGCATCTCCAAGGTTTTGATTCTGAAATACTATCTCGCCCAGGTGCCCCAAATCCTCGTTATCTTGCTCCCGGTCGCCCTGCTCCTGGCGTTGCTCTTTAGCCTTGGCCGGATGTCGCGCTCGAACGAGATCGTTTCCATGCTCACCGCCGGGGTTAGTCTGCCGCGAATCATCTCTCCTCTTTTGATCGCCGCCGGCCTGACCAGCGGGGCCAGCCTGCTCCTGAATTACTCGCTCGCGCCTCACGCCGAGTATGCCCACAAAAAGCTGGACGATCCGCTGTCGTATCGGCGGCAGTTGGGGCTTGTCGCGCAGGTTTTTCGCAACCGGACCGACAATCGCACCTGGTTTATCCAGCAATTTTTTCCGGGCGAAAATGACTTCACCACGGTGCATGTGATCCAACAGGACGCCCAGGATAACATCGTCAGGAATTACATCGCCACGAGCGCCACTTATCATCCCGAATCCAAAGCGTGGGAATTCAACAAGTTGAAGATAGTCAGCTACGATCAGGCGGGCAATATCACCGAGATCATCCCCTACACCGAGTCGCTCATGATCAACGATTGGAGCGAAACGCCGTTTCGCCTGAGCAGCGCCAACATGCGCGCGGAATTCCTGAGCGTGCCGGAATTGCACGATTACTTGCAATTCAACTCGGATTTTCCGGCCACTCTGCTCGCGCCGTTCGCGACCCATCTGGAGCATCGGCTGGCGCTGCCCTGGAACTGTCTGGTGGTGGCACTGATCGCCGCGCCGCTCGGCATCGGATATTCGCGCCGCGGCATTCTCTCGAGTGTAGCGGCCGCTGTCCTTCTGGCCTTCGCCATGAATTTTGTGACGCATCTTTCCCTGGCTCTCGGCGAGGGAGCCCGCATCAATCCATGGGCCGCGGCCTGGGCGCCGAACCTGATCTTTGGCCTGCTCGGGTTGGTTCTCATTTATTACCGGGCCACAAATCGGGAGCCGCCCCGGCTCAGCTTCCTGCGAGAAGGGCGGGTCGTCCTCGCGCGATGA
- a CDS encoding helicase C-terminal domain-containing protein gives MIALRDSLEGDFIEEVRSLFSPNGLLSRARNFEYRPEQQEMAVAVARALEEERHLVVEAGTGVGKSIAYLAPSILYAIQQKKKAVISTHTINLQEQLLHKDIPILKKVLPIEFEAALMKGRQNYLCPRRLERALQQAGELFTTSESAELARIADWARTTKDGTLSDLAIEPDPKVWIQVCSEAHVCTAKTCGQNTNCFFQQARKRLLAADLIVINHTLLFMLLGSPEEQLQRESGYLFPNDFIIFDEAHTVEQTASRHIGIGVSQYGLRATVQRLYNARTKKGLFTVTRDAAGVTLAATLVDEIDAFFRAIDERCDFRKGREFRIRTADFAPDTISGRLIALQARVAEVVKRTEDEFLKAELQELGRRIHDARVGIVTFLEQGAEGYVYWVERTGKAAQFLTLNAAPIDLAPVLQRMIFRDDCSCVMTSATLAVGRPDLAYFRERIGAAEVEPLQLGSPFDFPEQMKLFVVRKMPDPRDADYGKALAQWVGHFVLETAGRAFVLFTSYRVMLQLAGEMEEFFAENDLNLLVQGQGAPRGKLLEEFKTKPRSVLFGTDSFWMGVDVPGDALSNVIITRLPFAVPDHPLIEAKLEFVEARGGDAFTEYSLPEAILKLRQGVGRLIRTRSDQGIVVILDNRIVTRPYGRAFLSALPECPVKVI, from the coding sequence GTGATCGCATTACGAGATTCCCTCGAGGGTGACTTCATCGAAGAGGTGCGCTCCCTGTTTTCGCCCAACGGCTTGTTGTCGCGGGCCCGGAACTTCGAGTACCGGCCCGAACAGCAGGAGATGGCGGTGGCGGTAGCCCGCGCTCTGGAGGAGGAACGCCATCTGGTGGTCGAGGCTGGGACCGGGGTAGGCAAGTCGATCGCGTATCTCGCCCCTTCGATCCTTTATGCGATTCAGCAGAAAAAGAAGGCGGTTATTTCCACCCACACGATCAACCTTCAGGAACAGCTTCTGCACAAGGACATCCCGATCCTGAAGAAGGTCCTGCCAATCGAATTCGAGGCGGCGCTCATGAAGGGCCGGCAGAATTATCTTTGTCCCCGCCGGTTGGAGCGAGCGCTGCAACAGGCCGGCGAGCTGTTTACCACCTCGGAGAGCGCCGAGCTGGCCCGGATCGCAGATTGGGCGCGAACGACGAAGGATGGAACGTTAAGCGATCTGGCCATCGAACCGGATCCGAAGGTCTGGATCCAGGTTTGCAGCGAGGCCCATGTCTGCACCGCCAAGACCTGCGGGCAGAATACGAATTGTTTCTTTCAGCAGGCTCGTAAGCGGTTGCTGGCCGCCGACCTCATCGTCATCAATCACACTTTGCTTTTCATGCTCCTTGGGAGTCCGGAAGAACAACTTCAGCGCGAGAGCGGGTACCTCTTCCCGAATGATTTCATCATTTTCGATGAGGCCCATACGGTGGAACAAACCGCGTCACGGCATATCGGCATTGGTGTATCGCAATATGGTTTACGGGCCACGGTTCAGCGCCTTTACAACGCCCGGACCAAGAAGGGACTTTTCACCGTTACGCGAGACGCCGCCGGCGTGACCCTGGCAGCCACGCTCGTCGACGAGATCGACGCTTTTTTCCGCGCGATCGACGAACGCTGCGATTTCCGGAAAGGCCGCGAGTTTCGCATTCGCACCGCCGATTTCGCCCCGGACACAATCTCCGGGCGCTTGATCGCCCTCCAGGCCCGGGTTGCTGAAGTGGTGAAGCGGACTGAGGACGAATTTCTGAAGGCGGAGTTGCAGGAATTGGGGCGCCGAATTCACGATGCGCGGGTCGGGATCGTCACTTTCCTGGAGCAGGGCGCCGAAGGGTATGTCTATTGGGTGGAACGCACCGGAAAGGCCGCCCAGTTCCTCACCCTCAACGCGGCGCCCATCGATCTCGCGCCCGTGTTACAGCGAATGATTTTCCGGGACGATTGCTCCTGCGTGATGACCAGCGCCACTCTCGCGGTCGGCCGGCCGGACCTGGCGTATTTCCGCGAGCGGATCGGCGCAGCGGAGGTGGAGCCGTTGCAGCTCGGGAGCCCTTTCGATTTTCCCGAGCAGATGAAGCTGTTCGTCGTCCGCAAAATGCCGGATCCACGCGATGCCGATTACGGGAAGGCCCTGGCCCAGTGGGTCGGGCATTTCGTCCTGGAAACGGCAGGACGTGCTTTTGTCCTTTTCACGAGCTACCGGGTCATGCTGCAGCTGGCAGGAGAGATGGAGGAGTTCTTTGCGGAGAACGATCTGAACCTGCTCGTGCAAGGGCAGGGGGCGCCGCGTGGCAAGCTCCTGGAAGAATTCAAAACGAAGCCCCGCAGCGTCCTTTTTGGGACCGACAGTTTTTGGATGGGCGTCGATGTGCCCGGGGACGCGCTCTCCAACGTCATCATCACGCGGCTGCCGTTTGCGGTTCCAGACCATCCGTTGATCGAAGCCAAATTGGAGTTCGTGGAAGCGCGCGGCGGAGATGCTTTCACGGAATATTCGCTGCCGGAAGCGATCCTGAAGTTGCGGCAGGGGGTTGGTCGCCTCATCCGGACGAGAAGCGATCAGGGGATTGTGGTGATCCTCGACAATCGAATCGTGACCCGTCCTTATGGGCGTGCGTTCTTAAGCGCTCTGCCGGAATGTCCGGTGAAAGTGATCTGA
- a CDS encoding error-prone DNA polymerase encodes MPYVELHACSAFSFLRGGSFPEQLAETAAGLEMPAMALLDRNGVYGAQRFAVAAREHGLRPIVGAELTMADGWLLPVLVKNRRGYENLCELLTEAHLRSTEKGECAVQWNELPEFADGMVALSGRVGILPAGERVSRSRTSPRSLRQDATTGGRDAHPTRDRTKLLIHAFGRENVYVEIQRHFLRGEERINQQLCDLAEQLRLPVIATNGVQYARPSGRQVLDVFTCIREHTHLDAAGKLLAENAERHLKSDAQMRALFADRLDAIENTAHLADRLEFSLENIGYEFPSFPVPEGHDMNSFLRTITLFGAQQRYTSISTAVKRKLEEELSLITRLGFSGYFLIVWDIINFCREHNVMVQGRGSAANSAVCYCLGITPVDPVSNNLVFERFLSESRKGWPDIDLDLPSGDRRESVIQEVYRRYGKQGAAMTANVITYRGRSAAREIGKALNFSPNVLDRFSHLFGHGDFPHTLDLVAQIEQAGLPKAHPRMPAFVSLYQAIYGLPRHLGQHSGGMIICQGKLSSFVPLENASMPGRVVAQWDKDDCEDLGIVKVDLLGLGMMSVMQDAFELCRERGRPIDLAHIPTDDEPTYKMMQEADTIGIFQIESRAQMATLPRMKPKCFYDVVIEVAIIRPGPIQGDMVHPYLNRRAGRENVTYFDPRLEPVLARTLGVPLFQEQMLKIAMIMADFSGDEAEELRRALSFHRSEERMNKVSVKLRKAMERNNVEPDVTEKILQSITSFALYGFPESHAISFAILAYGSAYLKAHRAPEFYASLLNNQPMGFYTPATIVKDAQRHGVKMLPVCVRESSWVCTVVSDDTVRLGFCVVNGMRKEHGEALVAERKRAAFASLDDFKRRVELTKEELRTIAELGALNCFAEHRRAAMWRVEEQPPEPLFAAGIRDPGRGTRRSQKAGITDPGYSSPLLPMSMPERVKADYTTMNLTTGPHPMKFLRAQIPEIWRASDLRSARHGATIQIAGNVICRQRPGTAKGFVFISLEDETGVSNSIVTPDLFERMRLLITEEPFLVIEGTVQNTDDVVLIKAQTIRPLAHEQLIGSESHDFR; translated from the coding sequence GTGCCTTACGTCGAACTTCACGCGTGCAGTGCCTTCAGTTTTCTTCGTGGCGGCTCATTTCCGGAACAATTAGCTGAAACCGCCGCCGGCCTGGAGATGCCGGCGATGGCGTTACTCGATCGCAACGGCGTTTACGGCGCGCAGCGCTTTGCCGTGGCCGCGCGCGAGCACGGTCTCCGCCCGATTGTCGGCGCGGAATTGACGATGGCGGACGGCTGGCTCCTGCCCGTGCTGGTAAAAAATCGGCGCGGTTACGAGAACCTGTGTGAGCTGCTCACCGAGGCCCATCTCAGGAGCACCGAGAAAGGCGAATGCGCCGTGCAGTGGAATGAGCTTCCCGAGTTTGCGGACGGGATGGTAGCTCTCTCGGGTAGGGTGGGCATCTTGCCCGCTGGCGAACGCGTCTCGCGTTCGCGAACTTCTCCAAGATCGTTGCGGCAAGATGCCACAACCGGCGGGCGAGACGCCCACCCTACTCGGGACCGAACAAAACTTCTGATCCACGCTTTTGGGCGCGAAAATGTTTACGTCGAAATCCAGCGCCATTTCCTGCGAGGCGAAGAGCGGATTAATCAGCAACTCTGCGATTTGGCGGAACAATTGCGCCTGCCGGTCATCGCGACCAACGGCGTCCAGTACGCGCGCCCCTCCGGCCGCCAGGTTCTGGACGTTTTTACCTGCATCCGGGAGCACACCCATCTCGACGCCGCTGGGAAGCTCCTCGCCGAAAATGCCGAACGCCATCTCAAGAGCGATGCCCAAATGCGCGCCCTCTTCGCCGATCGGCTCGACGCCATCGAGAACACCGCGCATCTCGCGGACCGCCTCGAATTTTCCCTCGAAAACATCGGCTACGAATTCCCGTCGTTTCCCGTTCCCGAGGGCCACGACATGAATTCGTTCCTCCGCACCATCACCCTTTTCGGCGCACAACAGCGTTATACTTCCATCAGCACCGCGGTGAAACGGAAGCTGGAAGAAGAGCTCAGCCTCATTACCCGGCTCGGGTTTTCCGGCTATTTCCTGATCGTCTGGGACATCATCAATTTTTGCCGGGAACACAACGTCATGGTGCAGGGTCGCGGGAGCGCGGCGAACAGCGCCGTCTGTTATTGCCTCGGAATTACGCCGGTCGATCCGGTCAGCAACAATCTCGTCTTCGAACGTTTCCTGAGCGAAAGCCGGAAGGGCTGGCCCGACATCGATCTCGATCTGCCCAGCGGCGATCGGCGCGAGAGCGTGATCCAGGAAGTGTATCGGCGATACGGGAAACAGGGCGCAGCCATGACGGCGAACGTCATCACTTATCGCGGCCGCAGCGCCGCCCGCGAGATTGGCAAGGCGCTCAACTTTTCCCCGAACGTCCTCGACCGTTTTTCGCACCTGTTCGGACACGGCGATTTTCCGCACACCCTCGATCTCGTCGCCCAGATCGAGCAGGCCGGGTTGCCCAAAGCGCATCCGCGGATGCCGGCGTTCGTCTCGCTTTACCAGGCGATCTACGGATTGCCGCGGCACCTCGGCCAGCACTCGGGCGGCATGATCATTTGCCAGGGAAAACTGAGCTCGTTCGTGCCGCTCGAAAACGCGTCCATGCCCGGCCGCGTCGTGGCTCAATGGGACAAGGACGACTGCGAAGATCTCGGGATCGTGAAGGTGGACTTGCTCGGGCTCGGGATGATGTCGGTGATGCAGGACGCATTCGAGCTGTGTCGCGAGCGCGGCCGTCCGATCGATCTCGCCCATATCCCAACCGATGACGAGCCGACTTATAAAATGATGCAGGAAGCCGACACGATCGGCATTTTCCAAATCGAGAGCCGCGCCCAGATGGCGACGTTGCCGCGGATGAAGCCGAAATGCTTTTACGACGTTGTCATCGAAGTGGCGATTATCCGGCCGGGCCCGATCCAGGGCGACATGGTCCATCCGTATCTCAACCGGCGCGCCGGCCGGGAGAACGTCACCTACTTCGATCCGCGGCTCGAGCCTGTGCTCGCCCGGACTCTCGGTGTGCCGCTTTTCCAGGAACAGATGCTCAAGATCGCGATGATCATGGCCGATTTTTCCGGCGACGAAGCGGAAGAACTGCGGCGCGCCCTGAGCTTTCATCGTTCGGAAGAACGGATGAACAAAGTGAGCGTGAAACTGCGAAAGGCGATGGAGCGGAACAATGTCGAGCCGGATGTGACCGAGAAGATCCTGCAATCGATCACCTCGTTTGCGCTTTACGGATTTCCGGAATCGCACGCGATCAGTTTCGCGATCCTGGCTTACGGAAGCGCGTATTTGAAAGCGCATCGCGCCCCGGAGTTTTATGCGAGCCTGCTGAACAATCAGCCGATGGGGTTCTACACGCCGGCGACGATCGTGAAAGACGCGCAACGGCACGGGGTGAAGATGCTGCCGGTTTGCGTGCGCGAATCGAGCTGGGTTTGCACGGTGGTTTCAGATGACACCGTGCGGCTGGGATTTTGTGTCGTGAACGGAATGCGGAAAGAGCACGGCGAAGCGCTGGTGGCAGAGCGGAAACGAGCCGCGTTTGCTTCACTGGATGATTTCAAACGCCGGGTGGAGCTGACGAAGGAAGAGCTGCGCACCATCGCGGAGCTGGGCGCCTTGAATTGTTTTGCCGAGCATCGCCGCGCCGCGATGTGGCGAGTCGAGGAGCAACCGCCGGAGCCGCTTTTTGCAGCCGGGATCCGTGATCCCGGCCGGGGAACGCGTCGCAGCCAGAAAGCCGGGATTACCGATCCCGGCTACAGCTCGCCGCTTCTTCCCATGTCGATGCCGGAGCGCGTGAAAGCCGATTACACCACGATGAACCTCACCACCGGCCCGCATCCGATGAAATTCCTGCGCGCGCAAATACCCGAAATTTGGCGCGCGAGCGATCTGCGTTCGGCGCGGCACGGAGCGACAATCCAGATCGCCGGCAATGTAATTTGCCGGCAACGGCCGGGGACAGCGAAAGGATTTGTTTTCATCAGCCTCGAAGACGAGACGGGCGTTTCCAATTCGATCGTGACGCCCGATCTATTTGAGCGAATGCGGCTCCTGATTACGGAGGAGCCATTTCTCGTCATCGAGGGAACGGTGCAGAACACCGACGACGTCGTTCTGATCAAAGCCCAAACGATCCGGCCGCTCGCCCACGAGCAGCTGATCGGCAGCGAATCGCACGATTTCAGGTAG